From the genome of Chroogloeocystis siderophila 5.2 s.c.1, one region includes:
- a CDS encoding glycosyltransferase family 2 protein has translation MNRIDILPNSLESIKSQCPAIELVKEQKDRPLWSVMIPTYNRTKYLERTLKSLLNQALAPEVMQIEVVDNCSTEVDMEAVVKDIGQGRISFYRQPYNVGLTANLTACIQRSRGYLVHILHDDDVVLPGFYQHLQEAFEKEPTIGAAFCRYANIDENDRPVYIPKLEQSTAGIIANWIERIALEPLIQPPALVVKRSVYENIGGFHPELRYTCDWEMCKRIAAHYSVWYEPQILAYYRIHSASATSDVIKSGANVADRRKAIEISHAYLPSPLADQLSHKAEELSAINTLGAARRALSRGDTATTIVQIKEALKCSSSPKIVAALTLVPILAGIERMKQYSYKRAY, from the coding sequence ATGAATAGAATAGATATATTACCAAATTCTCTAGAATCTATAAAGAGTCAATGCCCTGCGATTGAATTAGTTAAAGAGCAAAAAGATAGACCACTTTGGTCTGTGATGATTCCAACTTACAATCGTACCAAGTATCTAGAGCGAACTCTTAAAAGTCTATTAAACCAAGCGCTTGCGCCAGAGGTAATGCAGATTGAAGTCGTAGATAACTGCTCTACAGAGGTTGATATGGAAGCAGTTGTTAAAGATATTGGTCAGGGTAGAATTTCATTTTATCGACAACCTTATAATGTTGGTCTAACGGCTAACTTAACAGCTTGTATTCAGCGATCGCGCGGTTATTTGGTGCATATCTTACACGATGACGACGTGGTTTTACCTGGATTTTATCAACATTTACAGGAAGCTTTTGAAAAAGAACCTACTATCGGAGCAGCTTTTTGTCGATACGCTAACATAGATGAGAATGATCGCCCTGTTTATATTCCTAAGTTAGAGCAAAGTACCGCTGGTATTATTGCCAATTGGATAGAGCGAATTGCGTTGGAACCACTCATTCAACCGCCAGCGCTAGTTGTTAAACGTAGTGTTTATGAAAACATCGGCGGATTTCATCCAGAACTACGTTACACTTGCGACTGGGAAATGTGTAAGCGAATTGCCGCACACTACTCAGTATGGTATGAACCACAAATATTAGCATACTATCGAATACATTCTGCCTCTGCAACGTCAGATGTCATCAAGTCGGGAGCAAATGTTGCAGATCGACGTAAAGCAATTGAAATCTCACACGCGTATTTACCTTCGCCACTTGCAGATCAGTTATCGCACAAAGCTGAAGAATTATCTGCAATTAATACATTAGGTGCTGCACGTCGCGCACTGAGTAGAGGTGATACTGCTACTACAATTGTTCAAATCAAAGAAGCTCTCAAATGTAGCTCTTCACCAAAAATTGTTGCAGCACTGACTCTTGTTCCGATTCTAGCTGGAATAGAGCGCATGAAGCAGTATAGCTATAAACGAGCTTACTAG
- a CDS encoding glycosyltransferase, giving the protein MKLSVIVPCFNAADTIAVQLEALAHQSWHEPWEIIVCNNASTDDTVAIVKEYTKQIPNLRLIHALARKGPSYARNMGILAATGDAFAFCDADDEVAPGWVAAMGEALTRYELVAGVLDYTKLNTASPRKNHQRPSGLIYPKHPPYLPFAGSCNLGFQRSLYQAIGGFDESFLYVEDAEYCWKAQLAGAKIHLEPSAIVYYRFRNSLLSNYHQALKWSKAYLSLRQKYGGSLSAFSTVKLYLGGWKYLTFNLLQVRNRGDLADFVWQLGWKIGELQQAISMM; this is encoded by the coding sequence ATGAAACTGAGTGTGATTGTTCCTTGTTTCAATGCAGCTGATACTATTGCTGTTCAACTCGAAGCGCTTGCTCATCAGTCTTGGCACGAGCCATGGGAAATTATTGTCTGCAATAACGCCTCAACAGATGATACAGTGGCAATTGTAAAAGAATATACAAAGCAGATTCCAAATCTCCGTCTCATCCATGCACTAGCGCGAAAAGGACCATCATACGCGCGTAACATGGGTATATTAGCGGCAACAGGTGATGCTTTTGCTTTCTGCGATGCAGATGACGAGGTTGCTCCTGGTTGGGTAGCAGCGATGGGAGAAGCGCTCACTCGTTATGAACTTGTAGCTGGTGTTCTTGATTATACAAAGCTCAATACAGCTTCGCCAAGGAAGAATCATCAGCGACCATCAGGACTAATTTATCCAAAGCATCCTCCTTATCTTCCGTTTGCGGGTAGTTGCAATCTTGGTTTTCAACGCTCACTGTACCAAGCTATCGGCGGTTTTGATGAGTCTTTTTTATATGTAGAAGATGCCGAGTACTGTTGGAAAGCACAGCTAGCAGGAGCCAAAATTCATTTAGAACCAAGCGCGATCGTCTATTACCGCTTTCGTAATTCTTTGCTCAGCAACTATCACCAAGCGTTGAAATGGTCAAAGGCGTATTTATCACTTCGCCAGAAGTACGGTGGCTCTTTGAGTGCATTTTCTACCGTAAAGTTATATTTGGGTGGTTGGAAATACCTAACTTTTAATCTTCTACAAGTCCGTAATCGTGGTGACTTGGCTGATTTTGTATGGCAACTTGGCTGGAAAATTGGGGAATTGCAGCAAGCTATAAGTATGATGTGA